CAAAACCAATGGCAAAGAAAAATACTAATTTCCCCCAACTGGTAGTTGTGGCAAATAAAGTTAAACCTTGAACATTGTGATTTCTAAATCTGCTGGCTGTGGCTTCTAAACGATTAGTTAAGAAAAATTGCCGGCGTTGATAGTGCAGTTTGAGTTCTTTAATTCCTGCTGTAATAGTGCTAAAGTTATTAAATAACGCATCTTGATCTTCACGGGCTAAAGCTAATAATTGTTCTCCTCTATCTAATAACAATTTGCAACTACCAATAGCTAGGATCATTAAAATCACAACCATGATAAATACTAACCAAGATAGCCAAGTTATATATAGTAAACATCCCAACGCCATGGATATATCAATACATAAAAATGGGATGACATAGACAGCATTTGCTACTGCTTGCACATCTTCTGTTAAAGTTGCTAATAAGCGGGAATTTCCTACTTGTTCTAAATGACTTAATTCAGATGCTAATATTTGCCGACTTAACTGCATTCGTAGTTGCAAAACGGCATTTTGAGATAAACGAATTAACATGATTTGGGAAATCACGCCGGTAATTAAGGCCACGGTAACTAAACCGACGAAACCCCAGGCTATAGTTGTCAGAGGTGCAGCATTGCTTTTACTCGCAGCACTACTAATAAGGGCTATTAATCCCGCGCTACTACCACCACTCAAAAAACCTGTGGTAATAGCGATCGCTACCATTGTCCACGAAGAACGTAAAAGAAAGTAAATTAGATTCATTAGTTAGTAGGGGCGCAGGGCCTGCGCCCAGTCATTAGTTAGTAGGGGCGCAGGGACTGCGCCCAGTCATTAGTCATTAGAAAAAATTTTCCTGTGTTTATGTTCATTTTCTGTTTATCAGCCGTTCTATTTTACACCTATGGGGTTTATACAGCGATCGCATTTTTGCGTTCCGCTCCTCCCATAAACCCAGAATTTCATCCCCCTGTCACCATCCTTAAACCGCTGTGTGGTGTGGATAAGGGGACTTACACCAACTTAGCTTCATTTTGTCAACAAGATTATCCACAATATCAAATTATTTTTGGTGTCCGCAGTTCTACAGACCCTAGTATAGAAGTAGTTGAGAAACTAATTCAACAATTTCCAGAAATAGATATTAGTTTAGTAGTGAAAGATCATACTATCGGGGCAAATTTGAAAATCAGCAACTTAGCTAATGCTGTCACCGCTGCCAATCATGCTATTTTATTAATTGCTGATAGTGATATTCGTGTTAGTTCAGACTATTTGCAAACAGTTGTTCAACCATTACAAGATGAAAAAGTTGGCGTTGTTACCTGTTTATATCGTTCCACAGCCGAAGGAATAGCTACTATTTTAGAAGCTATTTGTACAGCCACAGATTTTCAACCTGGTATTTTAGTTAGTACACAATTAGAAGGAATAAAATTTGCTTTAGGTTCAACCATTGTTATTCGCAAAACTACATTAACAAAAATTGGCGGTTTTGTAGCCGTAGCTGATTATTTAGCAGATGACTATCAACTCGGATATTTACCAACCCTAGCAGGTGAGAAAGTAGTATTATCTAACTATATTGTAGAACACGGATTAGGACACAGTAGTTTATTAGATTCTATCAATCGCCAAATCCGTTGGGCGCGTTGTATTCGTGTTTCTCGTCCTTGGGGTTACACGGGATTAATATTTACTTTCGGCACAGTTTCTAGTTTAATATTATTAATAACTAGCAGTGGTTCTATTTTTTCTTGCTTAGTTTTCTCCATAACTTTACTCATGCGCTTGATCATGGCTTGGGTAATAGGAATAAAAGTCCTTAATGATGCAGTTACTCAAAAATTCTTTTGGCTGATTCCTGTTGCGGATATAGTTAGATTTATAATTTGGTGTTGTGGGTTCGTGGGTAATACTATTGAATGGCGAGGGACAAAATTTAAATTGGTGAAAGATGGTAAATTGGAAATAAT
The window above is part of the Dolichospermum sp. DET69 genome. Proteins encoded here:
- the hpnI gene encoding bacteriohopanetetrol glucosamine biosynthesis glycosyltransferase HpnI — encoded protein: MFIFCLSAVLFYTYGVYTAIAFLRSAPPINPEFHPPVTILKPLCGVDKGTYTNLASFCQQDYPQYQIIFGVRSSTDPSIEVVEKLIQQFPEIDISLVVKDHTIGANLKISNLANAVTAANHAILLIADSDIRVSSDYLQTVVQPLQDEKVGVVTCLYRSTAEGIATILEAICTATDFQPGILVSTQLEGIKFALGSTIVIRKTTLTKIGGFVAVADYLADDYQLGYLPTLAGEKVVLSNYIVEHGLGHSSLLDSINRQIRWARCIRVSRPWGYTGLIFTFGTVSSLILLITSSGSIFSCLVFSITLLMRLIMAWVIGIKVLNDAVTQKFFWLIPVADIVRFIIWCCGFVGNTIEWRGTKFKLVKDGKLEIIKS